In Chaetodon trifascialis isolate fChaTrf1 chromosome 4, fChaTrf1.hap1, whole genome shotgun sequence, one DNA window encodes the following:
- the podn gene encoding podocan has product MAFPKHSILQALSVLLLAWVLVRCQAPLEPEEEEEEETNITTMGTKPEPVECPPECSCTVEGAVDCAGVDLIEFPAGLSYKTRQLSLQNNKIEEITVEHISHLHQLETLNLQNNWLTTDGLEDEGFEMLEQLAYLYLANNKLTAAPKVLPPSLVSADFAANHLTRIYPYTFGYKPKLKSVYLHNNKLTDAGLPDHMFNGSDNLEIITMSSNFLRVVPRNLPSTLYRLHLKSNKLEKIPAGAFDNLPNLRELYLQNNLLTNEGMDNETFSQLSSLECLDLSNNNMTIVPKGMPRSLVLLHLEKNSIRSIPGDALTSVRNLEYLLLHNNKLRSRSIHPAAFQGLKKLHTLHMYNNLLERVPRGLPRRAKTLMLLHNLIYEIGRNDLALLYTLTELNLSYNKLTSPRLHREAFRKLRVLETLDLSGNSLHSFPLGLPRSLQVLEIKNNQLNTVPDGALTGMQKLRKLILSDNQIKLNSVYQGAWMELSALTTLDLSGNQLSHVPSDLPESLEYLYLQSNRISSVPASAFEGTPNIKGIFLRFNRLSVDSVDESSFAHLSNLQVLDISTGNTELPFKREEMEGDKTMEEEQET; this is encoded by the exons ATGGCCTTTCCCAAGCATTCCATCCTGCAGGCCCTCAGTGTGCTGCTCTTGGCCTGGGTGTTGGTGCGTTGCCAAGCCCCTCTCGaaccagaggaagaggaggaggaagagacaaacATCACAACAATGGGGACGAAACCCGAGCCGGTCGAATGTCCACCGGAGTGCAGCTGTACGGTAGAGGGGGCAGTGGACTGCGCTGGAGTCGACCTCATAGAGTTCCCCGCCGGGCTGTCTTACAAAACCCGccagctctctctgcag AACAACAAAATCGAGGAGATAACAGTGGAGCACATTTCCCATCTGCATCAGCTCGAGACTCTCAACCTTCAGAACAACTGGCTCACCACAGACG GCCTTGAAGATGAAGGCTTTGAGATGCTTGAGCAGCTGGCTTATTTATACTTGGCAAATAACAAG CTCACCGCAGCACCAAAAGTCTTACCGCCCTCTTTGGTTAGTGCCGATTTTGCTGCTAATCACCTGACAAGGATCTACCCATATACGTTTGGCTACAAACCAAAACTGAA GTCTGTGTATCTCCATAACAACAAGCTGACGGATGCAGGACTTCCTGATCACATGTTCAATGGCTCTGACAACCTGGAGATCATCACCATGTCCAGCAACTTCCTGCGGGTTGTGCCCAGGAATCTGCCCTCCACCCTTTACCGTCTTCACCTTAAG AGCAACAAGCTGGAGAAAATCCCAGCGGGGGCCTTTGATAACCTGCCAAACCTCAGAGAGCTGTATCTGCAGAACAACCTCCTCACGAACGAGGGCATGGACAACGAGACTTTCAG CCAGCTGAGCAGCCTGGAGTGTCTGGACTTGTCAAACAACAACATGACCATCGTCCCTAAGGGTATGCCTCGCAGCCTAGTGCTGCTCCATCTGGAGAAGAACTCCATCCGCAGCATCCCTGGAGACGCTCTGACTTCAGTCCGAAACCTGGAGTACCTGCTCCTCCACAACAACAAGCTGCGCTCACGTTCCATCCACCCGGCTGCCTTCCAG GGCTTGAAGAAGCTGCACACGCTCCACATGTACAACAACTTGTTGGAGCGGGTTCCCAGGGGTTTGCCTCGCCGGGCCAAGACCCTGATGTTACTCCACAACTTAATTTACGAAATTGGCCGCAACGACCTGGCCCTGCTGTACACCCTGACTGAGCTCAACCTCAGCTACAACAAGCTGACCAGCCCCAGGCTGCACCGCGAGGCCTTCAGGAAGCTGCGTGTGCTGGAAACCCTGGATCTGTCGGGCAACAGCCTTCACTCGTTCCCCCTGGGTCTTCCTCGCAGCCTGCAGGTCCTCGAAATCAAGAACAACCAGCTGAACACCGTACCGGACGGTGCACTGACGGGCATGCAGAAGCTACGAAAGCTCATCCTGAGCGACAACCAGATAAAGCTGAATTCAGTCTACCAGGGAGCCTGGATGGAGCTCAGCGCGCTCACA ACGCTCGACCTGTCTGGAAACCAGCTGTCACATGTCCCCTCTGACCTGCCCGAGTCTCTGGAATACCTTTACCTGCAAAGTAACCGCATCTCCAGCGTTCCTGCCTCGGCGTTCGAAGGCACTCCAAACATCAAAGGCATCTTCCTTCG GTTTAACCgcctgtctgtggactctgtggacgaGAGCTCCTTCGCACACCTGTCCAACTTGCAAGTGCTGGACATCAGCACGGGAAACACCGAGCTCCCCTTcaaaagagaggagatggagggtgaTAAAAcgatggaggaggagcaggaaacatAA